A window from Primulina eburnea isolate SZY01 chromosome 2, ASM2296580v1, whole genome shotgun sequence encodes these proteins:
- the LOC140824057 gene encoding uncharacterized protein codes for MVPSKSVSKTPLELWNGRVPNLRHIRIWGCHAYVLKRKMDKMEPRSELCMFVGYPKGTRGYYFYSPQDKKVFVSTNATFLEDKHIEESESQSKVLLEEITESSTPEIRTEPTQFEFTFLPPLTTGFQTNEVVENIGSNDRSPHHIQMENEENDQEENLRQRQSIPINQEPPQLRRSGRVIRQPSRYLLYGESFDAVSI; via the coding sequence ATGGTTCCTTCTAAATCTGTCTCTAAAACACCTCTTGAATTGTGGAATGGGCGCGTGCCTAATCTAAGACATATTCGGATATGGGGATGTCATGCTTATGTGCTAAAGAGAAAGATGGATAAAATGGAACCTAGATCAGAATTATGCATGTTTGTTGGATATCCTAAGGGAACAAGAGGATATTACTTCTATAGTCCTCAAGACAAGAAGGTATTTGTAAGTACAAATGCAACCTTCTTAGAGGACAAGCACATAGAAGAGAGTGAATCACAGAGTAAGGTTCTTTTGGAAGAGATTACTGAATCATCTACTCCAGAGATCCGCACTGAACCTACTCAGTTTGAATTCACATTTCTACCACCATTAACCACTGGTTTCCAAACAAATGAAGTGGTAGAAAACATTGGTTCCAATGATCGGTCACCCCATCATATCCAAATGGAGAATGAAGAAAATGATCAAGAAGAGAACTTAAGACAACGACAATCAATTCCAATCAACCAAGAACCTCCACAGCTTAGACGTAGTGGGAGGGTCATTCGACAACCTTCTAGATACTTGCTCTATGGAGAATCGTTTGATGCGGTTTCCATTTAA